The following DNA comes from Pseudopipra pipra isolate bDixPip1 chromosome 14, bDixPip1.hap1, whole genome shotgun sequence.
GCCACCAGTCCCGGACCCGCCCCGCTGAGTCACCGCCCGCCGGGGGGGTCGGGGCGGGGCCGCTGGTACCGGGGCACCGCGCTGAGCTGAGTGGGATGCGAGGCACCGAGTGGTTTTGAGCCGAGCCGTGCCAGCAGAGCCGAGCGGTGCCGTGCCGAGCCGAACCAGGCTGTGAGGAGCCGGGCGGTGCCGAGCCGAGCCCGCCCCGAGCCCAGGTATGGGGGCAGCGGGGAGCGGCTGAGCCGGGGGAAGATCGGGGCGTCCGGTGTTCGCCGTGGGGGTCCCAGAGGCCGCGGTGAGGGGCGCTGGCCGGGCACGGGCGGGAGGGCACCGGCAGCGGAGGGGACGGTGCGGTGCTCCGGGCGCGGGCAGAGCGGCGGGAGGCACCCGCGGGGTGGGGGGTGAGCGGGGTGGGCTCAGCCAGCgctggggcagcccagcagggttggggggacacgggggctTCGCGCAGTTGGTGGCACCGGGGTGCTcgggcagggagcagcctggGTGGATGGAGCGGAGGGGTCTCCATGGGGATGCGGGGGCGCAGCGGCGGGTGTGCTGCCTCCGGCTGGGCATGGCTCGGGGTCTCTGCTCGTGGCCAAGGTGCTGTCAGTTGTCTGTGAAACCAACCTCCATCCCTGCTACGTGGGGCTCGCACTCGCCTGCCCCGGAGCCAAGCCGGATTCCCGGGCCGTGGAGCCACAAAGCCCCCTGAGCTGTCCGGGACCGGCTGTTCCTGGCTGCTGCCGAcggcagggctgagccccacgAAGCCCCGGCCGCCGGCCCGGCGTGTGGCCATTGCTTCCCACCATGTGGGAACCACCAGCACACCTCattctttcccctcctccctcctggtGGAGGGTGCAGCATCCCGTGGGACTGGTGGCGTGCCTCGACAGAGTGAGCTCCCTACCCTAAAATGCCTGTTGGGGGGATTCCTCCTGCAACATCCCAGCTTGCTGTTGCCGGTCCTGGCATGCTGCTCTGGGATATGAAATGTGGGATGCTTGGGGTGATCTTTGCCCACTGCCTGAGCTGCCCCTCCAGAGGGACCAGCAAAACCCAGCAAGGCCAGCTGGAGAATTGAAATGAAGTCTCCTGGAATAACCTCCTGGCAGCGAATCCGAATGGCTGTTGAGGAGGGAAGGCAGCCAAAGCTCGTTTCATGGTCTGAGGGCTGCAGTAACCCCCCTCCAAGCTCCACCGCCAGCAGGGAGCCAGGAGTGTTTTGGAGCTGGGGGGGCAAATCCTTTGAGCTTGAGACTGCAGCCAGGGTGGGGTTTGCCGTGCCCCTTGCTGGGTTCACAGCTCCCATGTGAATTAAGCCAAGGACTAAAAATGCTGCATACTTGGTTCCAGTCCAGCTTTTAATCCCACGGCCTGGGGGCTGCTATTCGTGGAGCAACAGGTTTACCAGCAACTGCGTGTTGCCTGAATGGAGATCCCTGGGAATAGCCATCCTGCACCTTGTGGTGGCACCCGTGGGTGTCACAGGGACAGTGCTGTGGGGTTTTCAGGCAGCAGGCTGGGTGACTCCCGGCGTGCCAATGTCTGCATGGGACCAGCTGGGTGCAGCTTGTCAACGCCTGTTTTTTAGGAGGGCTCCGACGCGCCAACTCCTTTCCCATCAGCTCACCCAACAGCTGGGGTTTGGCAGAAATCCCGGGGGCCTACGGTCTCTTACCTGACTCCTTGGGTGCTGCAGACTTTGCCCTCACCAAGCTCCAGGATAAGTACTTTCTGTGCCAAATACCTGGGAGCTTGATATAGGGTGGTCCTGAGCTGCTCCGCACTGCCCAGCACCTCCTTTTCCCTGGCACCTGCGGCACAGGAAGGCAATGGGGACCTCACTCATGTGAAGGGAGACAAGACCCAGGAGGGGACGGGGTGTTTTGGAAGTCGTTTAAAACCCAAAGGGCTGGTTTGGGTGAAGGGAAGGTAGAGCTTATCTGCAAGAGGAGACCAGGGGGTTGCTCCTGAAGAAGGCTGAGTGGTGGGAGCGTGCCAGAGGACAGCTGTCTGTATCCTCTGTGGCCAGTGAGgtgctgtggggtgctggggcaggacacCCTGCACAGCTTTGCTCCTGTGTCACAGCAGCCCTCAGACCACCACAGGGGTACCTGGTCCTTCGCAGAACGTGTGTTGCTGCCGCCGAAGCCGCAGGCTTTGCATACCACTGAGTGGGTGCTCTGTTACCCTGGCATGGGAGGAAGCACTGGGTTAGTTTGCTGTGAAATTTGTGTTTGTGGTGTCTTTTAGGAAACggaaacttttaaaatgttaagaTTGAGCTTTAAGCAAATGCTCTGTCTCAAGAGCCTTGGGCACTGGCAGGTGCCTGTGCCAGCCTCCCATCGGTTCTCCCCATGTCTGTGTGGGAAGGGCCGGCTGCCAGTGGCTGGCAAAGGACAGATCTGGCAGGGAGTTGTGCTGCTCCCATGGGAATCTTCATCAGGTCTGGTTTCGTCCTGCTGGCAAGACTCATCTTGAAAGTGCTGGGTGTTCTGTGCAACACCGCAGGGAAAAGCCGAACTGCTGCACCCATCCCGCGGCACGGGCTGGCACCGCGGCACTGCCGCAGCTGCCCCGCGGCTCCTCGGGCATTAACAACCACGCCGGGTCGGCCCCTGCCACCCACCGGTGACGGGAATCACATGCCAATGCCATGAATAACGGGGGGGACGGCCCCTGCGGACACACACCACTGGCCAAGGACAAGGGCACTTTGTGAAGCTCCCAGATGACCAGCACTGAGGCATCCTCTTTGCAGAGGGACCTCGACGGGGTCCCCACCTCCTCAGGCAGGTCCAACTGTAGGGCACATTGTCTGTGGTGGGCTGGTTGTGCGAAGCTGTTCTGCATCTCCCTGAGCCTGTCCTGGCTTGCCTCTCTGTGCCACAGTTTACTCATCTTGTTCCCGAGTCCCTGCTGGGTAATAGGATGAGGTGACGAACTGCAGGCTCATCTCGAGGAGCGTCACTTTCCTGACGGacctggaaggaaaacagataaaagCCCTGGATCTCCCCGTTTCCGGTGTTTGTTTGAGAAGTCAGAGCATCTTCCCTTCTCCTTGGAAAATAACGTCATATCCAAAGCCACGTGCCACCTCGAAAAGCTTAAATACCTACTGCCAAGTCATCCAGAGAGCAGTAAGGTAGTAGTAGTAAACACCAGGcggttttggtgggttttttagtcttttcttcccccctaTTTACCTACAGGTTTAGAGGCCTCAGTATAATTCTTTGGCCTTTCTTTCCAAGACTAGCATGTACTTTTAATGGTGATGTGAGGATATGACctggtgcccagggctgagcctCCCTCTATGTTGGCAGTGAGGAAGCCTGCTCCAAGCTATGTAGCTGTCTACATCATCTGGCATTTGTACATCATCCAGCTGATTCTGAGGCcaaaacagaaatttttctcctctgccacATGGGAATGGGAAGATGACAAGGCAGGATTCATCCCTGACGTGAACTTGGTGCATCCAGCTACCTTTGCTACTGCTTATCACCAGCATGTGATAAGCAGTGTTTTCCCACTGCAAAACCATTTTCGGGGGATTTTCTCTCGCTATTGTTCAACTCAGGAAACAGCAATTGGCGTCAGGTCGAGCAGGACCATATAGGGCTCCAAGGGGAAATACCAGCTCTCCCACCCACTTTCCCACAGGGATTTCTGGTCCCAGTTGAGTAACGGCTGAAAGGGGCTGATCCTCTCCTCCCACCATCCCAATACAGTCTTAAAGATGCCAGCACGGTGGGATGGGCTGAAGCCTCACTGGGATTCAGCATTCCCCATCCCGAGGGGATGCTTTCCTGGCAAGCTGGCTCGCTGCCACTACAACATGGTTGGCATTCATGTGCCTTTCTATTGCTTTTAAGTGATCCAGGTGTTTCCCATTGCCAGTGGCATTTTGCCACCCTCGATCCGTGTTTTTTGGATATATTTGCATGATTCCCACGTGTGTGGCAAAGTGCTGGGATGCCAGCCCCATCCAAATCCATTTACTGCTGCCAAGTCGTGTCTGTGCCATACCCTCCAAGCCCACACTGGGGAACCTCATTAGCATCACTCAGTTACAGCCATGGCAGCAGGTTAATTAACAACCCGAAGCCCCCGTCTGCTGGTGATAAACTACTGCAAGGAGCAgatggggagggacagggagtgGGCTGTACACTGGTGCAGGATACGCCCTGGATCTGTGCTGGCTAGAGAAACTTCCAGACAAagcctgtgctggtgggagAAACCTGCTAATGAGTTTTCAAGCAAGTGATTTTCTCGCCGCCTTCTCATCTGATGACCCTTGGGCACCTGGGAGAGATCAGGAGCCTTTGCAGGTGATGCTGGTTGGGGCCCCAGCACCCACTCAAACAAAAGAGGACTCAACCACTCGGTGGGTTCTGAGAGGATGTTTGAGGGTGGTGCAGGAGTGGGGTGCAGCAGTGGCAGACAGAATGTCAGCTTCACTTTGTGCATTGGCAAGTGTTTAGCTGGACCAGCTGGTCCGGAAGGCCCCCACCGATGTTGTCCCACCCTGAGGGGCAGCGTTGATCCCATCGTTGAGGTGACAGCAGGGCGAGGACGGGGTGACACTTGGTacctcccagcagtgctggagatGGAGTTTGTGGCCTGGGGCAGGCGGAAAGTGCGATGAGAAAGGCTGTGGGTGCAAGGACTGTGGCTGGGTGAGTGCAGGGGTGTGACAGCACCCAAGGATGCTCAGCGCTGGCCTGGGTGTAGGTCACTAAAGACAAAGAAAAGGGCAGTGGGGGTGAAAAGTGCTGGGTGAAGGGATGGgcaaaggggctgcagagggtgTGGCCTGCCTGGTCATGAGGGGCAGAAGGAATTTGGGCAGCCATGGTTGCTGTGTTGGCATCACCAGGATGTGCCTGGGAGAGCCTGGTTCTGTCAGATTGAAGTGATGGATCAGTCTGCAATGTGTCTGGCTCCTCAGTTAATCCGCAGGAGCTGAAAGCacatgagaaaataattttagggCTGGCAAATTAGGAAGCCACAGTTTCCTTCTGTTCCTATCACTCCTGATAAGAAGCCAACGCCTGAACTGAGATGTGGAGCAGTGAGCGGAAGAGGGGACCCCTCCCATGAGGAGTCGTTTGcctgtgctggggtgggggggcacCCTCTCTGTGCCAAGAGCTCGGGAGCTTCCTGCCATCCTTCCAGCCCACAGCCAGGTGGAATGCTTGGTGCTCCTGGCTCCTCCTGGTGGCAGAGGCAGCATGGAGCTGGCCGTGACACCGGCTGGTGTCCCGCCTGCACAGCCTTTGCTCTCCAGTCCTGACCCCATGGCATGGAGGATACCCAAATACTCATGTGGCCCCTCTCTTTTGTGCTCTTCCAGGCTCTGCTGTCACCTTGAAGGCCAAGCCAAAGCAGAAAGCTGCCCAGGATGAAGGTCCTCCTTTTgctccttctctcccccctccaaGGTAGACTGCCTCAACTATGTCCTGCTTTGGGATGGtgagctgggtttgggctgCTGGAAGTAACTGGTAGCCCCAAACAATTAGCTGAGGGGCACCAAGGGGTGTTTGCAGCTGTGGCTTCCACAGAGGTAAAACATGTCATGGGCTGATGAGGCTCTGATGGGTCTCTTGGGCAGGATGGGTCCTTTCCTGGGAAAGGAGATGGTCTCCATCCTTCCCTTCTGGGGATGGAGAGGTCCTCTGTCAGTCTCTGTCAGTGTGAGTGGTGGCACATGGGAGAGGGTGCCTCTGAAAGACAGGAGTCCTGTTCCCCATGGGGCCCTGGCAGATCCTCCCAGTGTGGCTGTGACATCGGGGAGGTGGCTGATGTTGTGCAGCCGGTCCAGGACAAGCTTGGGATGACTGGGGTGGAGAACCCGGCGTGCCACATGTGacagctgctgtggggatgcAGTGTTTGCTGGGGGTGGCTAAACCAGAGTCTCTGTGTGCTTGTGCAACCCAGGGGTGAGAGCCAGTGGCCACAAGGAAGAGGATTTCCACTTCTGCGGGGACCGAAACCAgacccagagcagctctgtcatTTACGAGCATGGCCCCGCCACCATCTCCATCGAGAACACGGCCCAGGCACTGATAATAAGGAGGCCCTTTTTGCCAAACAGGAGAAACTCTTACTACAAGTACAGCTTGCCCCCCACCTTGGGCAGGTACCGCTTCTGTGTCTACTGGTTCAAGGCCAACAGGACCCTGCGGCTGGTGTATGGGAAGCAGAGCATCCTCCTGGGTGGGGACCCATCCAGCAGCATCACCAAGGGACAGGAGAGTCAGAAGACTGAGAGAACCAGCATGATCATCTTCAATGTGTCCTACATCTCGAAGGATGGGAAGAACACCTCCCTTGATGCTAGAGCTGAATACTTCTTCCCTGGTAAAGGCAATTCAACGTTATTTTAAGGAAATGAAAGGTTTGTTTCATCCCCAGCCCATTCTGTAGCCATCAGCAGAGAACTGGTGGTGTCCCAGTATATGGTTTAGCCTGGTGATGTGAAGAGAGCTGAAGGTTGATGGAAGGGGATGTAGGTTTGCTTGAAGCAGCCCAAAGATAGGTTTGGTACCTGGGATCCCTAAAGATGGAGGTGGagattttcagaagtgctttGCTCCCTAAAATCCTGGGAAACTGTGGGCTTTGCAGTGGCCTCTCAGGGTTCTGTCTCCACCAACCTAGTCCCAGTGGACTCAGTGGGAGCTAAGCTGTGGGTGGCAGGAAAGCTCTCTGGGTTTGGGTGACCATCAGCTTCCCCAGCTTGGGGCCAGCTTGAAGCCATCTGCTttctgctcccccaggggcCGCGCCCACTTGGTTTTAGGCACGAGGAAACCAGTTCTGCCTATGTATTTCACGGCATTTCCTTTCCATCAGCCTCTCCAGAGAGTATGCCTGTCTGGGAGCAAGATGTGGAGGACCAGCTCACTGCCTTGGACAGCCTCCTTGcccagcccctggccccagccaCGGGAGCCACGGAGCAGCAGACGCTCCGGCGGTGAGTTCCCGGCTCGCGCcgttcctgctgctgccagtacGTGTCCACTGCCTCCTGCTCACTGCACCCCTTCCCTGATAGCAAACTCGGGGAGCTGGAGAAGACACTGGCCAAGGTGGAGCTCGAAGGGCAGAACCAGACCTTTGGGAAGGCCACTGTGCACGCAACTGTCCTGAGGGTCCAGCCCGCTCAGGATCCTCAGCACCTGGCCTTTGCTTCCCAGAGAGAGGTGGGTCCTGGAAAGCCTGCTCTGGTGCTCTTGGCCCGTTGCTTCACCTCCCAAACTCCCTCCTGACGAGTCTTTCCTTGCAGGAGGGTGGAGAGGTCCATGGGTTCACGGTGGACTTGCCAAGCAGCCTGTTCATGATGGTGAAGGAGAGGGATGAGGTGGTGGAGCACAGGGTGCTCCTCATGGACATCAACAACCAAACCATGTTCCAGGTAATGCCCACACACATGGGACGGTGGAGTGTCTGtggtgcagggcagcagggatggcacCCAGGCCAAGGTGCTGGTGCTCGCTCAGAGAAGATGCTTCTAAGATGAGCTTGCCCAAGAAACTTGATGAGGAAAGAGTCCTGGGACCTCCTTCTTGGGGATTCTCACACCCAGCAGCTCTCTCTTCCCACACTGCCACTgcctcctctttttctccaaCAGGATGAAAACAGCAGCCACATCCTGGGAGACAGGGTAGTCAGCATCTCCCTGGTGGACACGGTGGTAGCCAACCTCTCTGACCCAGTGGTCCTCACTTTCTACCATGAGCAGCTGCCGGTAGGTGGGGACACAGCCGCGTTGAACCTGATCCCACCAGGAATGGAGGGACAAAGAAGGCTCGGGCCCTGCCAGCTTAGAGAGTGGGCACAATCCAGCAGGTCCATGCCCTTGGCCTGCCTGTGCAGGGACTGCTGTGTCTTTTGGGGCTGCCTCATGATCACAGCTTCACTGTGTGCATTGGGGGTGGCACTGCCTCCACCTGTCCAGGAGATGCTGCATGGCAGGTGTGTCACCTCCAGCACAGtctccagggctgggaaacACTCTCAGTTAACAATCCTTTGGCTCGTTCATGGCCTTATCAGGTGCCTGCTCAAAGCTGAACCCCTTGTTTGGAAAAGGGGACCTGGAAGGAGGTATCTGCTCCATCAGGTGCCTTATAAGGGTTGGTTTGTCTCCTGAGATCATCTTGCCTCCTGCCCCATGTTCTCCCCTATCATACGTGCTGGCAACAAACCCACAGCTGCATCCTGACCAGGGCCCATGGTTTTGTCATTGCAGAGGAATGTGACCCCACTGTGTGTCTTCTGGCAGGAGGACATCACTGGTGAGTGCCCCTGCCCTTGGGTGTGAAGCCAGGCACTGCCTTTGCCCCTTTTGCAAGGTACCACAGCCCTGCTGGTAAGAGTGCAGGTTGCTTTGCACCTCCCTTCCTTGCTCCAGCTCCACAAACCATTCCCACAGGGTTGATGTCAGGTTTTTCCCTCCATAGCTAACCTAAGTACTTTCCCCTTCCCTAGGAATGGGTTCTGGTGCTGAGTGGGCTATCTGAGTATGTCTGCATGGCCTGGGACAAGCTGGGACCCCTCATCCTTGTCCTACCTCTTTCCTTGCCCTAAAGATCTGTGAACCCGAGGCAGATGTTCCTGCTGCTCACCAGACActctccctttctcctgcacagctgcttctgggagctgggacagctATGGTTGTGCAACAGTGACAGGGAGCAGCCAGACCGAGTGCAGGTGCAACCACCTCACCTACTTTGCTGTGCTGATGGTGGGTAGCACCTTCCCACAGCTCTCTACATTGTTCCCACTGGCTGTTCTTCCTCACcgtctctccttcctccttctcctcaggtATCCTCCCCAGAGATCACCTATGTGCACAGGCATTACCTGAGTATCATAACCTACATCGGGTGCCTGATCTCAGCTTTGGCATCCATTTGCACCATCGTCTTCCTCTACTTCAGGTACAGTCTGATGGTTCACCCCACGCTCTCTGTCTGTGTCCTGTCCTTTGCCATGAACCCCTGGTGGGGCACAAGCTCTCCAAGTGCAGCTGATGGCCTGGCTGGAAGCATGATGAAGGAGCCAGGCCTGAAGAAAGGAGAGTTCTCCTCTCCAGAAACCGCCTCCTTGGTCAGGCCTCCTGCAGGGTGCTCAGAAACACCTCTCTTTTCAATGATTTTGGAAAATCTGCTTGGTTGTTGTCATGGACCCAGCAAGCAGAAGCCTGTAAAGATCTTTTCAAGGACCCATGTGAAGCTGTGGGATGTTGTGGGGCACCAAGGGCCGGGCCAGGCATGGTAGTGAGGTCTGCACCCTTCTATTCTCTAGAAGCAAACAGCGGGACCAGATCACGAGCATGCACATCCACATGAACCTGCTGGGTGCCATCTTCCTCCTGGATATGACCTTCCTCATCTCCGAGCACTTGGCTTCCAGCAGCAGCGAGGCagtctgcagagctggggggctGTTTCTGCACTTCTCCCTTCTCAGCTGCCTCACCTGGATGGGCATCGAGGGCTACAACCTCTACCGGCTTGTGATCGAAGTCTTCAATGCCTACCATGACCACTTCCTCCTCAAGCTCTGCCTGGTGGGCTGGGGTGAGCACAGGGGAGGCAGAGACacccccagggcacagggtggaGGGGCACTTGGGTATGGAATGCCtggatggggatggagacatAGCTGTGTGGGAGCAGATGTCTGAAAGCAGAGGGGTGGAGAAGGGGACTCAATGGCTGAGAGCAGAAGCTGGTGCTAGAGCAAGGGTGTCACCCAGCAAGAGAGACGTGAGAGCCACCACTTGGGGTCTTTAAATAGTAATGGGATCctctctttctgaaaaaaacacccagggcagcccagagaggtggGCTGGATGTAGAAAGCACCCACACACCTCTGCTGTGCTTTGGGCAGGAAGCTGTGGTAGGAAGATCTCATGACCTTTTGTGGGCTAAAGTTCCATGTCCCTGGGAAACCCCTGGTTGGggtcagcacagcacagcccactCCCAGGCCAGGGCTTAAGCCAGGCATCTTTGTTGCCTGGTCTGCCCTCAGTGCCCTGTTGGGAGGGAGGATGTTGGTTTGTATTCTACACAGGGAGAAAGGGGCAACAAGTCCTCCCAGAAGGTTCAAAAGCCAGGGACTAGGGCAGCCACTTCACTCTGCTCTTGCCACCCAGGATTCCCCTTCCTCTGTGTGTCGCTGATCTTCCTGGCTAACTGGACAAACTACGGCCCCTTCTCCGTCCCCGTCTATGAATCCATCGATGGCAAATCCACCAGCGCAACCATGTAAGTCGTGGGAAATGCATTCCCTGGTTTCTGGTCACAGGTAAAGTCAACTGGCTGAACCTTCACTGTGTCCTGCAGACTTCCCTTGGCCCCCTTGTGGCTTTTCTGGGGCTTTGTGCCAGGGTGTGGGGGGGGATCCCCACACCCTGGGCACTGGGTTGGCATCACACCTTTGTGCTTCCCCCAGACCCTCCCAGCTCATGTCCCTGTGTGATGACACAGTGTAACCCTCTgccctttctcctccctccagctgctggatCACGAGCCCCCTGATCCATAACATTGTGAACCTGGGTTTCTTCAGCCTGGTGTTCCTCTTTAACTCGGTCATGCTGGGGGCCATGGTCCGGGAGATCCTCCGGCAGAACAAGAAAGGCCACAAGCTCAAGCACGTCCTGGCCCTCTTTGGGCTGAGCATCCTGCTGGGCATTCCCTGGGCACTGATCTTCTTCTCCTTCACCTCTGGTGTCTTCTGCCTTGTCTCCCTCTACATCTTCACCATCATCAACTCCCTCCAAGGTGAGCCTGAGACACTGGGCTCCTCCGAAGGGCACCAGGGTTTTCATGGGGTGTTGGTGGGGTGGTGATGAGGTGTGGGAGGAGCCCTGGCAGGCTGGCTGGctctctctcagctgctgttgGTGCCTTGTGGGGGTTCACCcacccttcctctcccctctcgcaggcttcctcatcttcctctggtACTGGACCATGGTGCTGCAGGCGAGGAAGTCCCCCGACTCGCAGTGCAGCTCTGACAGTGTCAAGCTGCAGCCCAACAGCAGCCACGTTGGCTGAGCCCCACGGTGGCCGTGCTGTGCCGGGGCTCCCTGCGCCGAGGACAGCCACGGGAAGGACTGACTCCACCTGCTTTGCTACTGCACCCACCCCATAGGGCTGTGAGGAGCCCAGGGACCTGCAGCGGGACCAGCCGCCCCTTGCCTctgccagccccctccccaATTTTCCCACCCACTGCATCCTGACTGGCTTGGCATCTTTGGGgcagaaaggagggagggataTTCACTTGGGCAATGGGAGCTGCAAAAAGTGGAAGGGGCCTCCGGATATCCTTTCCCATGCCCTGAGGCCAGGGATGATGGCTGGGAAAGGCCCCATCTTCAGCCCTTGCTGGTGGTCACTATGAGGGTCCTTCCCCAGGGAAGACAGAATGACTCTGCCCCTGCCACACCCTCTGGCAGCTGGAATAAtctatttttgttattttgttgaATGTCTATTTTTGGATGGTGTAGGAGTTTAGTGAGCATGCCTGCACACCGGACTTGTGCCCATTAAAGTTGTTCCTCTCACAGTGTGGCTTGCTGGGGTCTCTGCCTGGTGTGTTGTTGGGCTCTCTAATGGGATCTATCCCTCAGCTGGGGTTGTCCCATTCCCAGGGCAGGACTTGGCATTTCAGCCTGTAGGATCCTTCTGAGCTGGGACAGGTAATTTTGCTCCTGGCAGAGCACTGGCTGCCTGGTGCCATAGGGGTTGGCGTGATGGAGGGAGATGCCAATGGCCTGGGAATCCAGGGATTGGATCACTACCCAGAAAGGGAGGCTGGTGGAGGACAGAGATATAAAGAGGGAGACTTCATAGGACAAGAGTTGCCTCCTTCAGTGGCTGTGGGGCCAGGCAGAACCTGGCTGTCCTGACTGTGCTGCTTGCAAGTGCAGCACCACATCTGTTCAACCATTTCCCCTTCCAGAGGgtgctctggctgcagctgatCCCCCTCCACTCAGCTTCCAGCACTCacctggggcagggacaccttcccaggaagGGGATGCTTCATCCCAGCAGCTTGTGGTGATGCCCAGTTTAGGAGGGGGATGCTCCAGCATGTCACTGTGCTGGTGGGTGCCATTGACCCCTTggcaggactggggagagaaagggaaagccAAAAAGCCCCACGTCAGAGAGCGGAAGGAGCCAagagggaaatgctgcagctctGACAGTTGTGACTGTTGCTGtgagccagggcaggaggtCCCTTGCCAGCCCACAGGAAGGCGTGAGGGGTTCTCAGAAAGGAAATGAAGACATGGCCCTGTTGCCTCAGGAGTGGCCACAagccccggcagagcctggggaggagctgagctgctgagaTAAGGGGACTGGAGTGAGGTGGGACAGCCAGGGGTGGTCAGGAGACCCCACAAAGCAGCATGAACCTGTtcctgggcaccatcctgctgctcctgatGCCGCCTGGTGAGTGGTGGGTGAGGGGGGGACAGACATCCTCGGTGTGGGGGGTGCCATGGGCTTGAGGGGAAGGTTTTCACATGGGAAGGTGTTGACCCAAAGACCATGGTGGGGTGTTTCACCTTGAAAAGTGGACAGGCCAGAAGGACAatccctgctgggatgtgcagaACTGGCAGAGGCAAGTGGAGTTGGGGGGTTTGCTGCTGgggcattttttaaaatctggaaCCAGCAGCCCAGGATCTCTTCTACAATCCCTCTGGGGGGGGGCTGGACACAGTGGCTTTGTCCTCACCAGCCCTGATGGCTGTCTGGGTGTTTTTGAAGCCCATGTaactgcagagctgttcctttCAAACCTGGTAGCTGCCAGATTCTCCTGCCTCCCCTTCCCTTGTGGGCAAGGGGAGGACTCACCCTagattttggggttttccctc
Coding sequences within:
- the LOC135421970 gene encoding adhesion G-protein coupled receptor G1-like, producing MKVLLLLLLSPLQGVRASGHKEEDFHFCGDRNQTQSSSVIYEHGPATISIENTAQALIIRRPFLPNRRNSYYKYSLPPTLGRYRFCVYWFKANRTLRLVYGKQSILLGGDPSSSITKGQESQKTERTSMIIFNVSYISKDGKNTSLDARAEYFFPASPESMPVWEQDVEDQLTALDSLLAQPLAPATGATEQQTLRRKLGELEKTLAKVELEGQNQTFGKATVHATVLRVQPAQDPQHLAFASQREEGGEVHGFTVDLPSSLFMMVKERDEVVEHRVLLMDINNQTMFQDENSSHILGDRVVSISLVDTVVANLSDPVVLTFYHEQLPRNVTPLCVFWQEDITAASGSWDSYGCATVTGSSQTECRCNHLTYFAVLMVSSPEITYVHRHYLSIITYIGCLISALASICTIVFLYFRSKQRDQITSMHIHMNLLGAIFLLDMTFLISEHLASSSSEAVCRAGGLFLHFSLLSCLTWMGIEGYNLYRLVIEVFNAYHDHFLLKLCLVGWGFPFLCVSLIFLANWTNYGPFSVPVYESIDGKSTSATICWITSPLIHNIVNLGFFSLVFLFNSVMLGAMVREILRQNKKGHKLKHVLALFGLSILLGIPWALIFFSFTSGVFCLVSLYIFTIINSLQGFLIFLWYWTMVLQARKSPDSQCSSDSVKLQPNSSHVG